The Chelonoidis abingdonii isolate Lonesome George chromosome 15, CheloAbing_2.0, whole genome shotgun sequence genomic interval GTGTTTATATAGTAAGATCTTTACTAGGATAGTTTCCTTTAGCTAGAAAGGAAACAGCAAGCACAGGATGAACCTCTGGTGgtgaatattttataaataaatagcagTGACATGATTTAAATATAATGACTTTCATCTATAAAACAAATGGTGATGAAAAAGGACCAAAATCATTTATCATTTATTAGAAAGGCCCCAGTGAGCGATTCAGTGCCCTGCGGTGCATGATCTgagagggggcctggggcctgatGCCAGCACACCTACATCACTGTGGTCAGGATTACCCTGCCAGGTGTTCTTTTATCCCAGGGAAAAGGAGAGTTGGTGCTGAGTACAGTTCTTCCCAGGCTTGGCAAAGTCTTCCGAATGGAGACAGTGCTGGACGTTCCAGTGGACCAGCTATACTATGAACTGTTTGAGAAGCTGGAGCAAATGCCTGAGTGGAATCCTACCCTTAGTCGAGTCAAGGTAAATGGAGAGATGGGTCTGGATAGTCTACAGCCTTTAGTTTCTCGTTTGCTACTGACTTGCCTGCTCACAAATCTCTCCCAAAGCCTCCTGcagttattttacatttatataaatgCTCTCAGGACCTTTGACAGAATTGAAAACACAGCCAAATTAAATACCCAAATATAGGTAAAGCGCAGCTGTGTCCTTCAGTATAACCCTCCAGCAGCAAGCCAGGCAACTCAGGAGCTCAAATCCCCTTTTCCCTAAGTAATTCCCCATTTATGACAGCTTCCCACTCCCCTCCATTTCCAATGCCTGGATACAGAGCTGAAGTTTGTAGCATGGCCTGAAGGTCAGCAGGCTGGGGTATTTCAGGCCAAGGGGAAGGGTGAATTCTGATGCCATGGAGCCATTGTTAAGAacaccctgccagcagcccctctgTGTATTGTATATGCCAGCAGGACTTCAAGTCCAGCTCCtctgctgatctcagctgtgaTGGTATGTCACAGGGAAAGAGGTGGTCTCTATGGTAGGTGGGACATAAACCATTTAGGGCTTTGTAGGTCAAAACCAACACTTCAAACCTTACTTAATAACTCACAGACAGCCATTACTGATAGTGGAGCTCCAAAAGAATGTACTCATGGTAAGATTCTCCACCTACCACTAGACCTTGGATCACAGGAACCTATATAGGATCTTAGAAGAGAGAAATGTGTTGAATGTCAATGCCATTCCCTGACAGGGCAGGATATAAACCCACAGACAAAACTGCACAGAAGGACTCTGGCTATTTAGAAGAGGTGGAGCCTATTACATACAACTATTGCACCTTGCTGAGAACACAGACATGAAACTAAATGCAGTAAAAGAGCAGGTCTTAaagtggggcagggagttgtgcTACACGAATATATATGTTAAGATTTACTTGAGAGTGTGagcgctggggggtgggggggcttttTGTTTTGGATACCATATTCATCAAGAAAGAGGAAGTAAAACAATTCCCTTGGGCACCCTGATTACAGGAAACTTGTATTGATCATTGTCCAATATATTAGTGACTGGCCCATGAGCCCAAAGATGGAATCTCAATGAGAGGGTCATCCCTTCAATGTGTGAGCAGCTGTTAGATATTTGCATTGGGTCACAGCAAACAGTAAACTGGAATAGTTTAGTGTTTTATACAGAAACAAGCTGCTGCCTTTATGCCCCCCCTGCAGATATCAGTGTGCAGAGATTCTTTATAAGACCATCAAGTTAAGGGCCCATGAACTAATGCATAGAGAATACTAATTAACTGAGTGGAATGAATGTATGTGCCAAGTCATTTAATGAAGTCCATGTAAACCAAAGTTCACAAGTCAGAGATGTATAGCAGAAACCTATTGGAATGCTGACAGCTACCTGGATAATTAAACTGATTATACAAAGATCTTTGAAGGGGTCTTCAGCAATAAAATAGAGAAACacacctcctttccccaccccaaaaacaGTAGAGGGTTGGGTTCTGAGATGGGCCTTAATAGGAGGTCAAGTACCTAATCAGAAGTAAAGAAATAACTAGTAAGAGCAGAAGCAGCATTTTCCCATTGGCTAACAGGCTGTAGATCTGACTATTCCTACCCTGGGATGTTTTCCCAGAAATGTTCTGTTCTTCTCAGGACCCAAGACTGCTAGTAATGCTGCTGTACTGCAGGGAGAAACACAGCACTGGAGTGAATTTTGAGTGCATTGCAGCTTAAAATTAAGTTTCTCTGCTTTATTTTGATTTGGCCTCTAATTCCTGCTCTCCTAAATTTAGTAACTTGCTAGTCAGAGATCAATGTTACCTCTACTGCGTTATAGCTCAAGGCACATCCCTGGCTAGCTTCTACACAGGCTAGTGGAGTCACACAGTATTTCCTAATCAGTACGTTCTTTCTCTTTCAGCTTAGCTTCCACACTAGTATTAGAAACACTCCCCGCCCTTTTAAAGGAAGTGAAGTACCTAACCCATAAACTGTTGCTAGCTAATGACATTTCTTCTTCCATCAATAAGACTAACCACTTCTTTCAGCCCTCACAGCCTATCCCTCCTAATATTGGTTAACCCAAGTTCATAGGAGCACATCCCCCTTATATTGTACTGGGAGGATTACTTAATTATCCGCAGCCAGTCAAGCTCTCccaccctgccagtccctgtaCTTAGCCCTTGCAGCTGTGATCTTTCCTCTGCTGCGGAAGATAGTGTTAATCCCATCCCTGCCAACTCTTAGGACAGGTTGATACTTTCCCAATCATTAAGCCTATATAGGCAAGGAAGGAACAAGTTCTAAATGGGACATGAAATCCAGCCTTTGCTACTGTATATATGCCTTGATCATAGCAGCTTTGGAAAAAGATGGGGGGATGGTTAGAACATTCCACCTCTACTACTCAAAGATCTACCAAGAATACATTTAAAGGTGGGTTTCCACAGCTATGGAAAGGTGCTAGCAACAAGGAGAACAAGCATTTGTTTTGCAAAACCATTAGTGCCTTTAAGGGAACAAAATGGTCAGCTGGTTCAAGGGCTGTTGTCGCCCCTTATGCTTGTTTGGAAGGGGACCATGTTTTCCAGACTGTTTGGTTATTGCAGTTTCCAATCCAGTAGTTTCTATTCAGTTCTTTGGTTTGTGTTCTTGCTAAAGATCCTCCAAAGAATTGGGAAGGACACCCTGTTGACTCATGAGATCACTGCTCAGCATCCTGGGAACCTCATTGGTCAAAGGGACTTTGTCAGCATACGGCACTGCTGGAAGAAGGAGACAACTGTGTATCTGGTTGGCACTGCAACCCACTCCGAGTTCATGCCCATGCAAAAGGGGCAAGTCAGGTGAAGGCTCTGAATGTTAACAAGAATCTGTGCATGCATTATTTTAGCATGTGTGTTGTGCACTCAAGAGGTACATCTTCCGTATAGatgctgttgtgtgtgtgtgtgagagagcacgAATGCACAATTTCGGTGGAATATAAATATGTTCAGCACAACACACATCTAGGGCCACACAGAAACCACTCTTCTGAACAGTTAGCACCTAGCAACTGCAAGACAGGTAAGACGTTAAATAATTgagtgtttacattttatttttaacaaggcACCATTACAAGTGAAGATCCCAGCCCTCTTTTGGGCCCATCAAGTGCACAGATGGACACTAATATCAGTCTCTAATCAGGAGAAGATCTGAAACAGAATAAGGTGCAGCTCAGGAATGTGATGTCTTGATAGAGGGGGCAGGACTGGAATGGTAGAGTCTGATGCAGATTAGGCCTGAGGTGCATTAGACGGGCTGTATAGAGTGCTATGCCTGGTTTCTAGCCTGCATCGCTGGAATACTCCATTACGtttatgagcactaaattcacttgcAAAGTACAGGCCTGACCCTACAATAACATCTGCACAGGAATGCCCACGTGGCCAAGCAGAGACACATTAGCTGCAGGGGTCTGCCTGCAAAGATATCATGGAAGGACTGGGCAAGGAATCTAAAATGGAATGTTACTAGTGAGGTGATGCCTATTAAGATGACAGCTGATACCTGTATACTTCAATGGTTAGACAAACTTCTTCCCCCAGGAAGAACTACCCATCTGTGGCATTATTATTAGACCTCAATAAATGTACTTTTAATCTATTTGTATTTAATTCATGCACAAGTGGCTCAGTCCAATAAGAAGGGTTGTCATGGAGAGCTTGTAAGCACGTTTCAGTGTGAGCAGATGTGCTAATCCAAACCTGAGGTGGCTGGGACTACTTTAGTGTCCAAATCAGACGGTTCAGTCGGTCTCTCATTGGAAAGAAGCTAAATTCCTTTTTCTCCCGCAACCGCCAGGGCCGAGTCTGGGTTGAGCTGCATTGTTCTGCAACCGCTGGAGGGTGACCAATGTCAGACTCGCTTCACCTGGCTCCTGTGCATGGACCTCAAGGTAAGTTCATGCTGCCTTGCTAGTATATATGACCACTTTGCTCCTGGTACCTGTGGGAGGCAGACTTGCGGTATGAGGAGGACTCTAAGGCAATGATCCtttctgggagctggggaatggaTCGCTGTAAAATAATAGCCAGACACTAACTTCACGTTCCTTAGCATGGTGCGTCATCACATTAATGCTGGTAGCTAGCCAGGCTGTTTATACTCTCAGGAGCCCCTGGGATGGGTGcattctcttttcctttgtttcAGAGAAGGAATGCACAGTGCAAGCTGACacagtactcctgggggaattctgcgctacTGCGCATGTGCCGAATTTAtgttccctgcagatttctttgcttccctgtcagaaagtcatttttctgcggggaagcaaaggaaagccacaagagcagtcatgcaaccTTTCCCAGCAGTATGCTTCAGGTGCCCAGGGCAACTGGCAAAGAGATAAATCActgtggggtagggggcaggaccagctggtggctcctaccctgcaccatCACACCCAGACCCCcgtgctgagccccaaccaccttcacctggacccccctgcagagtcccattatcATTGCGCCCAGAACCCCCCCaacaacccctgtgcatccagatccctgCCACATCTGGATTCCCCACTGAGCCAACTgcatccagattgccccacacagaaccctctcaatccacacctggatccccccacactaagcccctccacacttggatcctgccttgccaAGCCTGCCTGCCAGCACACACCTGGTACACCTGGTACAgcggggcagggccctggagtgtttctggggcaggcctggtccttgcactgtgtcaagGTCAggtgcaacctcactgctgagtctgcGTCCGGGGGGAatctgtgcacagaatttttatttttttggcacagaatgccctcagtaGTAAGGGATGTGCCATGTGGGCATGATTCACCCCTGTGCTGACACTGAGGCAGGGACCAAGAGGAGGCATCTTGCATCGCCATTATTCAGACTAGCTTTAATTGCCCGGTCACAGGATAACCTTAGGTCTCTGTCCTTGTCTCCTCTAGTCCAAACTTCTATGAACCTCAACCCCAGGGCTACTGCAGTGGGGGCACAAAGCTGACACAGTCGGTTCTGCACCTGCAAAGTGCCCCCCTCcctccgatccacatgctccccacccccacactgggGGTACATTCCCCAGGATGGACTCCAAGCTGCCAGACTCCTGAATTTGCACCTACATGGATGGAGCCCTCTCTCCAAAACTGAGCTGAGACTGGAAAATTCGTTGCACTGACATCTTCAGCCCTgcttatttaaatatgttttgtttttttaagggatGGATCCCCAAGTCCATTATCAACCGTCTTCTACCTCAGTCTCAAGTGGACTTTATCAGATACCTACGTCAGCACCTTTCCACCAAAGCACACCCCTGAGACAGCATTGACCACTAAGATACACACTGCTGCCTTCTCCACATTGCAATCAATTGCCATTTATAATTAATGTTTGAATATGCTTATCACTTATTATTATGTAATGTGTTGACAGAGTTCTTGGTGCTTCAAAAAACAATGAAAGACACTGTTCCCCCAAAGCTTACAGTCTGATGGATTTGTATGTAGATTACACACAATTTATATATCTGCAGTCCATACCCAGATTTGCCAGTAACAACTACAAGATGATTTTTAACCTGAGACAGAAGATTTTGCTTTGTTGATATTCCCAAAACAGGCAAATCATATGAATTTtctcatctatttaaaaaaagtttttgtttgtcaTTATTAACATAAATAAACTTTCCATACAAGTATTAACAACTCCTATTCATAACCTGTATTTGCTACCTTTAAAAGTCCCATCTGTGTTTAGTAACttcttcttatttatgtatttattttgttcaaattCCAGAAATGGTCATACATAATATAAAATCTACTTGAGCCTGACATAAGGCTGTGCATcgtttttttaatggaaaggaTTTCCCGTAATTTATTTCTCTTTGCCACTAATGATGGGATATTTATCTTTTTCCAAAAATGAGCTACTACAAGGCTGGATGCTAGCAGTAATTGTGTTATCAAGGAGCTCTACTCCAAGTTAGTAAcctcttttaaaatgttacctgaTAGACTCACTATGGGTTTTGTGGGTGGCCTCGCTTTAGTTACCTTGAAAATTCTATTTGTTTTTTCTCCAGAAATTCTATTATCTTAGGGCATTCACGGCATATATGCAGAAAGGTCCTTATTTCTCTCCATCCTCtccattatttatatatatattacttcGCTTAAATGGTATGAGGTACCACCGATAACATATTTTGTAGTAATCTTCCTTAATGGTTACCCAAATAGAtgagacttgaaattagacgaaggtttctaaccattaggggagtgaatttctggaacagccttccaaggggagtagtgggtgcaaaagacatatctggctttaagactaagcttgataagtttatggaggggatggtatgatgggatagcctaattttggcaattaatttggcaactgatctttgattatcagcaggtgcgtatgctcagtggtctgtgatgggatgttagatggggtgggattggagttactacagagaattctttcctgggtgctggctggtgagtcttgcccacccgttcagggtttaactgatcaccatatttggggtcgggaaggaattttccttcagggcagattgacagaggccctggaggtttttcgccttcctctgcagcatggggcatgggtcacttgctggaggattctctgcactttgaggtcttcaaaccacaatttgaggacttcagtaactctgacataggttaggggtttgttatagaaggggatgggtaggattccgtggcctgctttgtgcaggaggtcagactagatgatcatattggtcctttctgaccttaaagtctatgatagACTCTCACAGCACAAGGCTGCCataaagggaggaggaggaagatgcagGAAACAAGCTCTAGGCCTGTGCCTTTCATGTTTAGTTAAATGCTGCTACAGCCAAGGCGGCATTACAACTGGAGAGCAACTGAAAAGCAAAATTCTGATCCTAGCATGAAACACCCCAAAGCTTGGAGGGTGTTCAGCTGCAGTACATGGGCTGCACCCATTGTAGGGCTAGGGCTATAGGGATGGTTTGGGCTTCTCTCTACTTATGTCTTTCTCCACCACTTTTCTGCTCAGAGCTGAACTGGGTAATGACCCCAGCAACATACAAGTTGTGTTCCGGGTAGCTTGTAACACCAACAGGAGCTCAGTTAGTGGGCTGCTGTGCTGTGTTTGGAAGTGGGTGGATGTCATTGAAATAATCTCTGCTCGTTAGCACTATATTAGCGCAAATGACAAGGCACTTGCCTAGAGAGCCTAAGGATTacccctaattgtgagctcaccACTTCCTGTACTAGAACAGTAATATGGTGTCTGGCTCCCTCTAGTGGTATGGCACCTCCTACCAGAGGACCTACAAGGTATTTCATACTTTTTCATATTGACTTCTGTTTCACGTTTATGAAGCAGAGTTTCTTTCTCTGCTTTAGTCTGTTGTCAGTTTCATCTGATATTGAAAACTTGGGTTGTGTTCTTTGGCTTGAAGTGGTCAGTCACCTTTTCTTTAGAAAGtctaaactgatttttatttttctctaattTGATGGTACGGGATATAAAGAGGGAAGCTTCAGTCCCCAGAGCCCTAGGCCCTGTCTTGACTGGCAGAAAGAGTGTGTTTTTCAAACATGTTAGCTGGTGTCTTGATGGAGCTTTCCAGTCTTATTAAGATAACGCATTTGAAGCCATGTTAGCAGGTTGTGCGGTAGCCAAGGATGTAACCTAGGTTAAAACAGGGCCAGGTAACATGGCTTTGAATGTTTGAGCCTAGGTCTTGATGGGGCTCTCCAATCATGCTAAGCCAAGTTGAATGAGGTAACACACTTTTTGTCCATCAAGGCAGAACCCTGACAATTAAACTATACAGAGAACAGGGACGGAATTGCAGTGAGTTAGGAATATGCTTGGATTCCATCCAGGGATTCCAGTAACATTCTGTGAGTCGAGGTCATGATCTGTCCATAAGATGGGATTTCCTGGTGGTTGCATTGCTACACATTTATAACTAGGATAAACCACACTTACTACTCCAAATTTGTAGCTTAAAACCACTGGGAGCAATTTCTCTGGCCCTTTAACGAGCATGGCCTTCTTAAAAATGGGATGTTTGTTTGAATGAATCCATCCCCATTTTGCTCACCGAACAGATGGCCGCATGTCTCACTGCACAGAAACTATGAAACATAATTAAAACCAAACACTGCAATAGTGGGTCAGACTGCATGAACCAAGCAGGCTCATCTGGTTTTTATGAAATGTAGTTATTGCAGCCGTTTCAGTGTGCTTGCTAATTTATAAGTGCATGTGTTCGTGTGTTTCTTGGGCCATTCTCATTTACTGAATAGAAACACTGCCAAAATGTCTCTAAGATTTCATGGGACCCAGCCAGGTGTGTGTCTGTATAGGATTTATTGAagttaaataaagaaatgaaatacTGTTCTTCTTAAAGCGTGAATTAACTGATACTGCCTCTGATTTAAACCCCAGCCAGAGATGTGGACTGGCGGTGGGGAAAGAGTTATTGAACACAGTCCCCTAATGATAGAAATATGGACAAAGCTCATTTTTTGGATGTTACACTCCACTAGACTCAGTAGTACTGCATACTCACTTTAAacaggtgcaaggcagtggagatgaGGCCCATGCAAGGacctcaaagtgctctacaaactAGTGCAATGGGCCTCTGCACTAGGCATTTTACTTCATCTAATGGTGGGACTTTTCCCATCACTTTTATAATCTTCCTCCCCATATCATTCTTCCTGAAACCAGAATGAAATCTACTTCCTGCCCATTCCTCCCATCTTGCATAACGTGCAGAGAGATACTATCTGGGACTACTGCCCAGGACCCCTGCTACTGCTCAACCCACTTCTCAATAACCACACACAGGTTGCATTATTCACATGGTATATTTCCCCCATTGCCCTCAAAAATAAACCAACAGAAAAAGGTGAGGGCATTGAATGGATTTTTTACATTGagtttcaaaaaaaaacaaccaacaacaaaattaataaatattaaaaagctCTGAATCTTATATGTACAAAACTTTATACATCATAACACTGGACAAGTTTACATCACAGGAATGATTTGACATGTTCATCGGCCAAGGAGGAGATAGGAAACCACCCCAAGTCCCAGCTCCACTCATCCTGTTAGGTATTGGCTGCAACATACAATCTTCTTGTGGGTGGGAATGGCAGATGTGGGAGGAGACAAAGTTCACTACTGCGGGATGGAGAAACTGGTGATGTGACTTGCCTCATACACATAGTGTCATTAGCTGGTGTAACATTGGTACAGCCCTGTGCAAGACCTTAAACTGCACCTCCTTCATATACATTTGAGTCTCACTGTTGCACCCAGCTCTGGTGGTGACTAGTGTTTTCTCTGGGTTGCAAAGCAGGTATATATTAGGACCTTACCAACATCAAACAAATGCCCAACTCGCTACAGATCAGTCTATACTAAGCAAGAAAACCATTTTAGGGACATCAGTTGCATCAGCTGGTTTGTTGTGTTGCTTGTCCTCGCAACATTAACACTTTTGCAGAACTCTCTCGCTACATCCACACACAATCTTACAACCACTGTTCTACCAGTGGGTTCCAGGTTCCTTGAAGCACCATCCTATGGTGCTCTATCATGTTGCAGGGAGTGAGGGCTTTGGAGTAATTTCCAAACCTGACACACTGCACTGTGGGACATAGGCAGCAGAAATGGGTGTACTGGTGTAGCTGCTAAGCCTGTAGCTTCCTGCTCACAGTAGGT includes:
- the LOC116826175 gene encoding steroidogenic acute regulatory protein, mitochondrial-like; the protein is MNKHFALAPVVAGEKHGSEVNSSWFSNTELSYVNQGEATLCEALGILQQQDGWQTETYQGKGELVLSTVLPRLGKVFRMETVLDVPVDQLYYELFEKLEQMPEWNPTLSRVKILQRIGKDTLLTHEITAQHPGNLIGQRDFVSIRHCWKKETTVYLVGTATHSEFMPMQKGQVRAESGLSCIVLQPLEGDQCQTRFTWLLCMDLKGWIPKSIINRLLPQSQVDFIRYLRQHLSTTSTPTEVSTLRRCSAPCLTG